The genome window AAAATCCTTGCTAAAAATATTGGATAATTGCTCAAAGCTGTATTTTTAAGTGAAATACGAAAATATTAAACATGTTTAATGGAATGCTTATTTAATGGGTTAGATTAATACCTTTCATGGCAAAAAATAACTCCGATTTCACGTTACCCCCAACAAAAAATGGTAAATCCCAAATTGTATTCCCACCACCATGGTACTATGGGGTTACCTACATTGGGGCTCATGTAAAGTTCTCTAAGGAATCTGCAGAAAAACTCCTCCCAAGTTTTCTATCGACTGACGGCGAAGGTTGGGTTTATATAGCTGAATTTATTTCTACCTCAGAAGACAATTGGGAATACATGTATCAAGATCCAGATTTAGTACAGTACATGGAGGGAGCTATTGGGTTAAAGGTCAGCTTTAAGGGAGCTAATTACTTATATTTTCCATTTATGTGGGTAGATAAGGATTGGGCATTAGTAAGAGGTTGGTTAGATGGTTATCCAAAGAAAATAGCAAAGATAGCAATGACCAAATTACATCCCTTACTTCCAAAGTACAATAAACCAGAAGGTGGACTAAAGTTAGGAGGATACGTAGTAAGGGGAGGAGGTGTAATGTTT of Sulfolobus sp. E5-1-F contains these proteins:
- a CDS encoding acetoacetate decarboxylase family protein, translated to MAKNNSDFTLPPTKNGKSQIVFPPPWYYGVTYIGAHVKFSKESAEKLLPSFLSTDGEGWVYIAEFISTSEDNWEYMYQDPDLVQYMEGAIGLKVSFKGANYLYFPFMWVDKDWALVRGWLDGYPKKIAKIAMTKLHPLLPKYNKPEGGLKLGGYVVRGGGVMFRMQVELEERTDSLPLKSFGPFLNIRRFPSRGEDEVDLYEIVSRVRDESKYGEIWKGKANVELGGYVNDEVNLLEIEKTIGGYYYTLYFKVTTTQLISKKIEETISLK